From the genome of Paenibacillus thermoaerophilus:
TTCAATCACAGTTCTGGCTTTAGAGGGAGAAACTGATTTTCATGGCATGAGTGTAAGTTATTTGACACATACTATTTACGTGTTTAATCCTGAGCCCAATTCGATGATGCGGCAGGCCGGGATGTTTTACAGTGAGAATGAGGGTAAAAGTTGGAAAAAAAGCCGGATGTCCGGAGTCCGGGGGCAAATCGCTGCGGTAGCCGCACATCCTTTACAAGCATCGGTTGTTGCTTTAGGTGCGGAAACCGGAGCTTATCTTTCGGATGATTTCGGACAAACCTTCAAACCCGTCTATCCGGACAAACCGGTTTCTGCAATTACTTTTACACATGCGGGTGATTTACTCGTTGCAACGGTGGGATCTAATTCCGATTTCGTTAAGGTAAATATGAAGACGATGCAGGTTTCTGAATTAAAGACACCGGTTGATACAGGAGATGTAATCACCTACATTTCAGAAAACCCGGTCAATGCAATGGAACTGGCCATTGCAACAGATAAGAACGATATTTACATTTCACCGGATGCAGGCACCTCATGGCGGCAGATCGCAAAACAAGGAAAACTGATCAATGAACCGTAGGGGGCAAAAAAGTTGAGAAAGTTCATCAAAGCAGGGATCGTTTCTATAGCAACAGTATTGGCTTTGTCAGGTTGCTTGAATAACTCAAATAATTCCTCTGAAGACGGTATGGGAAGCCAGGGGATGGATCATCAGACAGGGCAGGCACCCGGTTCAGCTCAAAATCAGCTTGTTACGAATACGCCTTGGATCGCCTCGAAAAATACGACACGCATCAATACAAGTGACCCGGTGGAAGCGGCGATTTTGGTATCACGAACGCTATGGATGGCAACCAGTGACGACAACCGCCCGGGCAGTGTGATTCTGGCAAACCCGGAAGAGTGGCAAACCGCTCTAGCTGCCGCGGATTTAATCCATCATCCAAGCAATGGCCCGGTTCTGTTTGTGAATCAAGAACGGATAGCCGACAGTACGCTTAACGAGCTGAAGAGGCTGAATCCAAAAGGCGTTGAGATGAATAACGGTATCCAGGTCATTTTAGTGGGTAATTTGGACCCTAAAGTGGAGGAGCAGGTAAAAAGGCTTGGATTCAAGACGGATAAGATCGAAGGCAGCAATCCCGCAGCCGTTGCGAAAGAGTTCGATGCTTATTATGCCAAGGTTGCCCAAGAAATACCTTCATCCGTGATCGTAGGCTCAATGGACAGCATGGAATATACCATGCCGGCGGTAAACTGGATCTCCCACATGCCCGAGCCGCTGTTGTATGTGAAAAAGGACGAGATCCCGCAAGAAACTGCAGGAGCATTACAGACAAGGGAAGGCAAAGCAAACATCTATATCCTTGGCCCTGAGTCGGTTATCTCTGCCCAAGTGGAAGAACAACTGAAGCAATATGGAAGAGTTGTCCGGATTGCTGGCAATGACCCATTTGAAAATGCCATTGCTTTTGCAAAGTATAAAGACAAGGGTACCGATTTTGGCTGGGGGATTACCACCCCGGGACACAATTTTTCCTTCGTGAGCCTCGATTCACCGGTTTTGGCTCTTGCGGCAGCACCGTTTTCCCATCTGGGCAAACATGCGCCGCTGCTCTGGACAAGTAAAGACCGCATGCCGGATTCTGTAATGTCCTACGTCATGTCAGTCCGACCCAAATATAAAGATTCACCGACTGAAGGGCCATATAATCACGCTTGGCTGACAGGAAGCGAAGATGTGATTTCCCTTGCAGCACAAGGAGAAATCGACTCGATGCTGGAGATCGTATCGGAATCGGGAGAAGGTCATGGCGGGCACGGAACTGCGAGTGAAACCCCGCGACCTGCAAATCCAGATGGGGGAACTGGCGGCCATGACTCGCACAATATGCCGGGGATGGAGCACTAAATTCCATGGGCAAGTGGAAACTTATATTTTAACGTGTTTCAAAGGCCACCCCTTCGGGATGGCCTCTCAAACTATTTTGATGCCGTTAGCCTATTTGTTCACATCTCCAAACGCCCTGCCAAGTGCAGCCGTTTGGAGTCCCCTTTAAACTGCATTTGCAACAAATGACCGTTACCTTTTTCTTTTACCTGATATTGAACCACTTCCTGTTTTATTCAACTCGGCATCCAGCCTAAACATCGTTCCAAATTTAGGGCATGCATCCACTTGCTTAATCAGGCCCTTGAGTAGCGAATAGTTCCGGTTGCGGCTGTCCCCCCTTTTCGACCGGCAATCCTTTTTAATAATTATCTTGTATCTGCTGACGAAACAAATCAGCCCCTGCCCGGCGTACCCATTCTGGAAGTTCTGGAGCTTGGAACCGAATCTGGCCGTGCTTT
Proteins encoded in this window:
- a CDS encoding F510_1955 family glycosylhydrolase; protein product: MKKILTYGILIAFSIFAAACTDQKTDGQNNTEGTFSHIHGLGYTGDGKRLFVPVHDGIKIYSDGKWTDAPGDKHDYMGFSMVNNGFYSSGHPTPGTTYKNPLGLVKSTDDGNSITVLALEGETDFHGMSVSYLTHTIYVFNPEPNSMMRQAGMFYSENEGKSWKKSRMSGVRGQIAAVAAHPLQASVVALGAETGAYLSDDFGQTFKPVYPDKPVSAITFTHAGDLLVATVGSNSDFVKVNMKTMQVSELKTPVDTGDVITYISENPVNAMELAIATDKNDIYISPDAGTSWRQIAKQGKLINEP
- a CDS encoding cell wall-binding repeat-containing protein, with the translated sequence MRKFIKAGIVSIATVLALSGCLNNSNNSSEDGMGSQGMDHQTGQAPGSAQNQLVTNTPWIASKNTTRINTSDPVEAAILVSRTLWMATSDDNRPGSVILANPEEWQTALAAADLIHHPSNGPVLFVNQERIADSTLNELKRLNPKGVEMNNGIQVILVGNLDPKVEEQVKRLGFKTDKIEGSNPAAVAKEFDAYYAKVAQEIPSSVIVGSMDSMEYTMPAVNWISHMPEPLLYVKKDEIPQETAGALQTREGKANIYILGPESVISAQVEEQLKQYGRVVRIAGNDPFENAIAFAKYKDKGTDFGWGITTPGHNFSFVSLDSPVLALAAAPFSHLGKHAPLLWTSKDRMPDSVMSYVMSVRPKYKDSPTEGPYNHAWLTGSEDVISLAAQGEIDSMLEIVSESGEGHGGHGTASETPRPANPDGGTGGHDSHNMPGMEH